The stretch of DNA AACTTCTCAGAGTAACTACAAGGAATTGAAACATTAAGAAATTGTGTTGTGCTATCTACTTGGTCATCACTTCTCAGAGTAACTACAAGGAATTGAAACACAGTAACATCTTTAATATTAACTTCATTTCCTGATCTTCTCAGAGTAACTACAAGGAATTGAAACACATTTTCTGCGATGGGTGTGGGGTGTTATTTATTTTGAGAAAAAGGAAAGAAGGGATTTGGGGTGGGTCAAATGTGAGACAAATATAGAACTGGTGCGGGATGAGAGGATTTTAATCTCGGAGAAATAGTGAAATTTTAATTTGAGAAAAATTGCGAAATTTTAACAAAAATTTGCATGTATTTTGAGAAATTTGCACATAGTTTGAGAAATTATTAACACAATAAATTAAACATTTAGGGGATCCACCAATGGTGATTAAAACTCTCCTAATAATTTTTTACTTGGTGTCAAAACTAATATAGCTTCTTGTTCTATTTTTTCATTTGTTAAAACATCCATATTCCCAAATTCTTCTGTTAATGTGCCCTCTTGATTATATGTTATTATATATTGAAAATAATCATCTTTACTATTGGCTTCTGAAAGTTTTTTTTGTAAATACATGTACAGATGAACAAAATGAGCTTTATCAACTCCATCAAAAATTCCATCATGGACTAAAAATCTTGGTGCTTTTAGGTTATTATCAATTGAATTAAACAAAATGGCTAAATCATATATTAAGGTTCGGCCTTGATTTTTCCCCTTACCAAACATCATTGTAGTATTTAAAAGGCTTATTTCTATTTTTGATTCTTTTTGTGGAACTGAATTTATATCGAAGATTGGCAATGTATCGCTATATTCTGGATAAATTGCATTATATATCTCCTCAATTAATACTGCTATTCTGTTCTTTTTTTCTTCTATTGATACTTCAAAATCAATAATTTCACCTTCTATTTTTTTTATTTCTTGTTCAATTTTATTTTTTTCTTTTTGTAATTCTCTAAATATATCTACTTTGTTTTTTAATTCTGCTAAGTGCATTTTTTTCTCACTTAATTGGTAGTATGCTTCCGATAAATCATCTATTGCTTTTTTGTTTGATAGATATTTAAAAATCCTTCCTCTTTTTGTTGCTAATTCATTGATTAATTTTTTTCTTTCCTCAATTCTATTCTGTATTTTTTTGATTTCATCTTTTAAAAATTCCTTTCTAGACAAAATTAATTCTTTTTTAAAATTTATTGCTTCATCAAGAGTCTTTTTTATTCTCTCTCCTAAGAGTTGATTAAATTCACTATAGAGTTTTTCTATTCGCCAAGTTTGAAGTTTAATATCATCAAAAGATATACTATTTTGGTATGCTTCTATTCTTTTTTTATCAGTATAATTTTGAAACCATAATTTTTTTATTTGCTCGGTTAATTTATTAGCTTCTATTTCATTGATTTCATAATTTTTGTGCAATTGAAAAGAGGATATAAAATTCTCTAATTCCTTTACTTCTTTTTCTAAGGCTCTTATTTGGCTACTTATGTAAGCTTGTCTGTTTTCAGATAAATTTAAATCATATCTTTCTTCAAAAAAATTTTTTATTTCTTTAATAGCTGGTTCAATCTTTTTTAATTTTGTTTGAAATAAGAAATTTCTATGTGCAATATCATTATTAATATCCATTAAAAATAAATGATATTGGATTAATTCTGTTTCTGTAGATTCTTTAATATATTTGATAGGATCAACAAAAGCCTCCTTTTTGTGTTTATGTATTTTTAAATAAAACGGAATTAATTTTCTTAACCAAGTGTTTGAATAGTATCCTTCATAATTTTCTCTTCTAAAAAGTAAATTACACAGCTCCAATTTTAGTTCTGATAAAGTATAGGGAGCTAATTTTTTATTCTTTAAACCAAATAGTATATTGTTATTTGGTTTATCAAAAGAACGCTTTATAACATAAATTTGATTTTTGAATTCAAGCTCCAAAATCACTGATTTCCCTTTTAGTATACCTTTTTGGTAAGCACTATACAATCTTTTATTGTATATATTAAAACTTGATAAAAGAGCAAAGTCAATTAAATCAAGAAACGTAGATTTCCCGATATTGTTTAAGGATTTTTTTGAGTCTGTTAATTTTTCTTTTTTTCCGTATATAAAATTAATTCCAGGTTTAAATTCAACAGGTTCAAAAGTAATAGGTTCTGTATATATCTTTTTCAAATACATAGTCTATTTCTCTTTTTTACGCAAAAAAATTTGATATTTCTCTCTTTCAACAATATCTGCTAACCACAAAAAAGTTATTGTATCATAAAAAAGGTCCAAGCTAATATTTACGTCCTTTTTTATTTTTTGATATAATTTATCTATATTATAAGGTTGTTTCATCAATTCTTTTGTTATCTTATATCCTATTACCGCTATACTTTTATTTATATTGTCATATTTTGTAGGTATCAACATAATTTTTTAATCAAATAAACTAATCTGTTTATTTTTTTGTTCTTCAACTGTTTTTTTGCCTATTTCACATTGTTCAAAAAAGTATAATACAATTAGTTGAGCATTAAAAATATATTCTGGATCTTTTTTAGGCGTTAATTTTTCTGCAATTTTTTTAAAAACTAAAACATCTTTTATTTTTTCATTTGGATTGTTTATTCCCTGTATTTCACAATACTCTGTTCTAATTATATTTAATAAACCATCAATCCTGAATGGATTTTCTTGTTCTGCTTCAATAAATTCCCTAATCAAATATTCATATTTAAAATAATCATCAAACAATTTATTAACAATCTCTTCTTGTTCCTTTGAGAAATTTAATGGTATTTTCTTTTTTAAATGTGTTAAGTCTTTACTATTTTGAAACTTATTGCTTTGCTCAAAGTTATAATTATCAAATATATATTTAAAAATCTCAGCTAAAATGTCTCTATTTGCTTCTTGTGTAGAATTAGCGAAAATTGGAATATAATTTAATTCTTTCTCTAAAAATTCAAGAATATACTTTAATTTATCAGCACTAAATGAGTTAAATTTATCTATTATATCTTGAATATCAATAATATCCCTATCTTTATCAAACTTATATTTTCCGTTTTTAGTAAAATCAGTTTTTGAATAATTTGGCTTTGATCGGCCTATTAATAAAATTATAATTCTTTCTAGATTAGGATAATTTTTATAAAATCCTTCAATTGTATTATGTATTTTTCTAGTATCAGTTCTTGATGTTACTTGAATTGCCAATTTATTTTCTTCATCTATTAAGTCAATACTTTCTGCATTTGGATAATCTTCATTGGCATTTTTTAAATTTATGAAATCATCCTCATAGAAAGCTAATAAGTCTTTAAAAAAATCTTCTGCCTTTTTGTTTGTATCAAATAATTTTAACCCATTAATAGATATTACATACTCTTTATAACTATTTAATAAAAAGCTGATTCGTTTTATGTATTCTTCCCTATTCAACATTTTTATGTGTTTTTTATTATCCAAGTTTTAATTGGCAATTTACATTTTTTAATCACAGTATTTAATCTTATCCAATACTTATAATCCTTTTCGTGCTCTAAAATCAAGACTATTCCAGGTTTCTTCCCTGTTTGTAGAGCATAATAGAGAGCCTGTCCAATTGCTTCTGCCCATTTAGGTGCAAAGTCAAACTCAATTGCATATTCGTCAGTAATACAGTCACATCTGGTTCCATCAGGCATAACTACTTCAGTTTTTCCAGTATGTCCCTTACACCATTTGTTTTGATAATATTTTTCTTTATGGAGATGTTTTGCAAAAGATATAGAACAAAGTCCAAATATGATTAAAAAAATAAAAAAAATTTTTCTTAGTCTATTTCTCTTCCCATCCATTTTTTTTTCTCTTCAAAAGCAATATAATTTTTTATTAATAAATTCACGCCTTTCTTTAACATCCATTATACTTATCCGATAACATTCTTCAGTGCCTCCATAAAAAATACAAACTTTTTCTTTGTTTTTTGAATAAATTTTAATCTTCGTTACCTTCGGAGACAATAATTCCTCATAAACAAGATCTGAAGTACAAAATGCATCAAGTATTCCTAAAGCAATTAAAGGAGTTAGTAGATTGCTATTATTTATTATTTTTATTTCATAGATACCATCCAGAATCTCATGTAGATCATACTGCTTTTTTAATTTTTCAAAAACTTCTTCTTTTTTACCTTCTGTAGATAAAATTTTTCTTGTTTTAGATAATATAAAATTAGGTTGCTTGTATAAAGGCAATTTGCTAAGATATAAAATATCTTCTGGAGTTGCTGTAAAAATATATAGGTTTTCTTTTAAATCTACAACTTGAATTTTATTTAATTGACCACTAAACCATCCTGCTTTATCAATTAACATCTTACATACGGCAAGCACAATAGTTACATAGTCTTCTTCTGTTATAGAAGATTTGTTAACTTTAATTTCAATAACATTTTTACCAAAATGTACATCTTTAATATCCATAAATGCAAAATGGTCTTTTATGTAATGTTTTACTTTATTAATATTTATAATTTCTATTGCCCAACAACAAGAAGCTAATGTCATTAATATACTAATAAAAAAAGCAACCCTTTTCATAATACTTTATCCCTTCAAAGCCAATTAACTCATCCCACCTTTGCTATTTTCTCCTCTAATTCCTTAATTTTTTTTTGCATTTTTTTTAACTGTTTAATCTTTTCAATATATTTTAACACATCGTCTTTCCCTTCTTCATCTAACATTTCAAACATTTTTAGCACTTTTTCAGTTCTAGGATTAAGGTTCTGGATTTCTATTCCTCCCCCCTGCTTCACTTCTCCGTGAAACATCGGCCCATCTCCAGTTAGGAGCCAGTTGATATTTACGCCAATTTTTGCGTATTTATTAATGACTGACGATTTTATGTCAACGTTCTCCTGCTCTAACCTTTGATAAGTTCTTAGAGGCATTCCAAGCAGTTTAGCCATTTTGTTTTGAGAGAGTTCCATTTTTTCTCTAATTTTTTTTATTCTGTTTTTCATATTCTCGCCATTTTTTGCTTGACTTTTTTCGCCAAAATTGGCTAAATTCTATTAAAAACTTTCATAAAGGATATGCAAAATGAGTAAAAATCGCAAGAGTAAAGATATAAGGAAGCAAATTTGGGAAAAATTTGGCTGGTCCATGAGGGTTTGGGCTAGCCGTAGAGGCTTAAAACCACATGATCTCTACAATTTTCTTTATGGCAAAGCAGGCAGAAAAACTAGCAAGCGAATTGTAGAAATGCTCCAAAAAGATGGAATTTCCAGGAGCTAAATATGAGGCTTCTAAGTGTAAAAGAAGTTGCAAAAATTTTAGATGTTAGTGAGAGGACAGTAAGGCGCTATATACGGCGAGGGTTAGAGGTTGCTGAATGGCGAACTGTAAAAGGAGGCAAA from Desulfonauticus submarinus encodes:
- a CDS encoding helix-turn-helix domain-containing protein, with product MKNRIKKIREKMELSQNKMAKLLGMPLRTYQRLEQENVDIKSSVINKYAKIGVNINWLLTGDGPMFHGEVKQGGGIEIQNLNPRTEKVLKMFEMLDEEGKDDVLKYIEKIKQLKKMQKKIKELEEKIAKVG
- a CDS encoding DUF2326 domain-containing protein — its product is MYLKKIYTEPITFEPVEFKPGINFIYGKKEKLTDSKKSLNNIGKSTFLDLIDFALLSSFNIYNKRLYSAYQKGILKGKSVILELEFKNQIYVIKRSFDKPNNNILFGLKNKKLAPYTLSELKLELCNLLFRRENYEGYYSNTWLRKLIPFYLKIHKHKKEAFVDPIKYIKESTETELIQYHLFLMDINNDIAHRNFLFQTKLKKIEPAIKEIKNFFEERYDLNLSENRQAYISSQIRALEKEVKELENFISSFQLHKNYEINEIEANKLTEQIKKLWFQNYTDKKRIEAYQNSISFDDIKLQTWRIEKLYSEFNQLLGERIKKTLDEAINFKKELILSRKEFLKDEIKKIQNRIEERKKLINELATKRGRIFKYLSNKKAIDDLSEAYYQLSEKKMHLAELKNKVDIFRELQKEKNKIEQEIKKIEGEIIDFEVSIEEKKNRIAVLIEEIYNAIYPEYSDTLPIFDINSVPQKESKIEISLLNTTMMFGKGKNQGRTLIYDLAILFNSIDNNLKAPRFLVHDGIFDGVDKAHFVHLYMYLQKKLSEANSKDDYFQYIITYNQEGTLTEEFGNMDVLTNEKIEQEAILVLTPSKKLLGEF
- a CDS encoding SMEK domain-containing protein, with amino-acid sequence MLNREEYIKRISFLLNSYKEYVISINGLKLFDTNKKAEDFFKDLLAFYEDDFINLKNANEDYPNAESIDLIDEENKLAIQVTSRTDTRKIHNTIEGFYKNYPNLERIIILLIGRSKPNYSKTDFTKNGKYKFDKDRDIIDIQDIIDKFNSFSADKLKYILEFLEKELNYIPIFANSTQEANRDILAEIFKYIFDNYNFEQSNKFQNSKDLTHLKKKIPLNFSKEQEEIVNKLFDDYFKYEYLIREFIEAEQENPFRIDGLLNIIRTEYCEIQGINNPNEKIKDVLVFKKIAEKLTPKKDPEYIFNAQLIVLYFFEQCEIGKKTVEEQKNKQISLFD
- a CDS encoding ABC-three component system middle component 6, with product MLIPTKYDNINKSIAVIGYKITKELMKQPYNIDKLYQKIKKDVNISLDLFYDTITFLWLADIVEREKYQIFLRKKEK